The following are from one region of the Longimicrobium sp. genome:
- a CDS encoding M15 family metallopeptidase, translating to MTSNLFMRSFGLALAAVLVTGCAPAVAHVGECDLPAGTLVNVRRVEPSIRTDIRYATRNNFTGAILPGYERPLAMMRPNAAEALARVQRRLRPRGLSLKVYDAYRPVRATLAMVNWAERSGNQWVLQQGYVARRSGHNLGTTVDLTLVDARTGRELDMGTAYDTFSESAHTANATGQVLANRMILVEAMRAEGYANYDQEWWHFRIGGDYEPLDAPLRCFR from the coding sequence ATGACTTCTAATCTCTTCATGCGCAGCTTCGGGCTGGCGCTCGCCGCCGTTCTCGTCACCGGCTGCGCGCCGGCTGTGGCCCACGTGGGCGAGTGCGACCTGCCCGCGGGGACGCTGGTGAACGTGCGCCGGGTGGAGCCGTCGATCCGTACCGACATCCGCTACGCCACGCGCAACAACTTCACGGGCGCCATCCTCCCCGGCTACGAGCGGCCCCTGGCGATGATGCGGCCCAACGCCGCCGAGGCGCTGGCCCGCGTGCAGCGGCGGCTTCGCCCCCGGGGGCTGAGCCTGAAGGTGTACGATGCGTACCGGCCCGTCCGCGCCACCCTGGCGATGGTGAACTGGGCGGAGCGCAGCGGGAACCAGTGGGTGCTGCAGCAGGGGTACGTGGCCCGGCGGAGCGGCCACAACCTGGGAACGACGGTGGACCTGACGCTGGTGGATGCGCGCACCGGCCGCGAGCTGGACATGGGCACCGCGTACGACACCTTTTCCGAGTCGGCCCACACCGCCAACGCCACCGGCCAGGTGCTGGCCAACCGGATGATCCTGGTGGAGGCGATGCGCGCCGAGGGCTACGCCAACTACGACCAGGAGTGGTGGCACTTCCGGATCGGCGGCGACTACGAGCCGCTGGACGCGCCCCTCCGCTGCTTCCGCTGA